In Deinococcus maricopensis DSM 21211, one genomic interval encodes:
- the aroB gene encoding 3-dehydroquinate synthase: MTEAQHDALRVEVGGAAPYAVQVGTELLASLEVPQLARALLYDERLPASLVQSVRGALGPTVEVALPSGEACKTLAVMTEVLSRLARANLPRDGAVVGLGGGATTDLAGFVAASYLRGVAFHTVPTTLLGMVDAAVGGKTGVNLPEGKNLVGAFWPPASVTCDLGTLDSLPAWVFREGAAEVFKHGLIADATLLPRVLHADFRAGGPGLARTVADAIRVKADVVTRDLTEQGERAFLNFGHTLAHALEAVTRHGVPHGEAVGYGLHYAALLSLAVGGADVTAHTRSFLAWQRPAPLPELTFEDVWPFMARDKKADHAGVRFVLLHEVGRPYLARVPEGTLRACFDAWRADVRGMTGADMNAEEHA; encoded by the coding sequence GTGACTGAAGCTCAGCATGACGCACTGCGCGTCGAGGTGGGCGGCGCGGCGCCGTATGCCGTGCAGGTAGGGACGGAGCTGCTCGCCTCGTTGGAGGTGCCGCAGCTGGCGCGGGCGCTGCTGTATGACGAGCGCCTGCCCGCGTCGCTGGTGCAGTCCGTTCGGGGCGCGCTCGGGCCGACGGTTGAGGTGGCGCTGCCGAGTGGGGAGGCGTGCAAGACGTTGGCGGTGATGACGGAGGTACTGTCTCGCCTGGCGCGCGCGAACCTTCCGCGTGATGGGGCCGTGGTGGGCCTCGGTGGGGGAGCGACCACGGACCTTGCCGGGTTCGTGGCGGCCAGTTACCTGCGTGGCGTGGCGTTTCATACGGTGCCGACGACGCTGCTCGGCATGGTGGACGCGGCGGTGGGTGGAAAGACGGGTGTGAACCTGCCGGAGGGGAAGAATCTGGTGGGGGCGTTCTGGCCGCCGGCGAGCGTCACGTGCGATCTGGGGACGCTGGATTCACTGCCCGCGTGGGTGTTCCGCGAGGGGGCAGCGGAGGTGTTCAAGCACGGCCTGATCGCGGACGCGACGTTGCTGCCGAGGGTGCTGCATGCGGATTTCCGGGCGGGCGGGCCGGGCCTGGCGCGGACGGTCGCGGACGCGATTCGTGTGAAGGCGGACGTGGTCACGCGGGACCTGACGGAGCAGGGGGAACGGGCGTTCCTGAATTTCGGGCATACGCTCGCGCATGCCCTGGAAGCGGTCACGCGTCATGGGGTGCCGCACGGTGAGGCGGTCGGGTACGGGCTGCATTACGCGGCACTACTGTCCCTTGCGGTGGGCGGCGCGGATGTGACGGCGCACACACGCTCGTTCCTGGCGTGGCAGCGGCCTGCTCCCCTGCCGGAGCTGACGTTCGAGGACGTGTGGCCGTTCATGGCGCGCGACAAGAAGGCGGATCATGCGGGCGTGCGGTTCGTGCTGCTGCACGAGGTTGGGCGGCCGTACCTGGCCCGGGTGCCGGAGGGCACGCTGCGCGCGTGCTTTGACGCGTGGCGCGCGGACGTGCGTGGTATGACAGGGGCCGATATGAACGCGGAGGAACACGCATGA
- a CDS encoding type 4a pilus biogenesis protein PilO: MFANLKGRDLFLLSLLGTVVLGLLWYFLLFSGIKTRIDTQREALAQAQTQLTLYQQAAAQLPNLRTEVSRLEEQRASFLRALPRTANIGSVIEELRSNAELAGAEVTSYGVTQAANGPTTLPTGVSPLGVTLAVKGPFSSLFQFVRSAENLSRFTTVSGISMNLGQATSLNPDLTGNVNVTVYTFNPDAATPQAGTPNAAPAAPAAPTTPASGSAQ; encoded by the coding sequence ATGTTCGCTAACCTGAAAGGCCGCGATCTGTTCCTGCTGTCCTTGCTGGGCACAGTGGTTCTGGGCCTCTTGTGGTACTTCCTTTTGTTCTCAGGCATCAAAACCCGTATCGACACGCAGCGTGAGGCGCTCGCGCAGGCACAAACGCAGCTCACGCTTTACCAGCAGGCCGCGGCGCAACTGCCCAATCTGCGCACTGAGGTTTCTCGCCTCGAAGAGCAGCGCGCCAGCTTCCTGCGCGCCCTGCCCCGCACCGCCAACATCGGCTCCGTCATTGAGGAGCTGCGCAGCAATGCAGAACTTGCTGGCGCAGAAGTCACCTCTTACGGTGTCACGCAGGCCGCCAACGGCCCAACCACGCTGCCGACCGGTGTCTCTCCCCTGGGCGTGACGCTGGCAGTGAAGGGTCCGTTCAGCAGCCTGTTCCAGTTCGTGCGTTCCGCGGAGAATCTCAGCCGCTTCACGACGGTGTCGGGGATCAGCATGAACCTGGGCCAGGCCACCAGCCTCAACCCGGACCTGACGGGCAACGTGAACGTTACGGTGTACACCTTCAATCCGGACGCCGCGACCCCGCAGGCCGGCACGCCGAACGCCGCACCGGCCGCGCCCGCCGCGCCGACCACGCCTGCGTCTGGGAGCGCGCAATGA
- a CDS encoding phosphatidylserine decarboxylase, giving the protein MRVSRTLRLLLPAALLGAAALFVRRVWAYRDPIRITPRETDVLVSPTDGVVVYLRRIENGLIHADGLAEPLRVQELTHAPWPADPAPGSGWLLGIHRGVMDAHFTYAPLEADVTGNMHLGARANLRALNLADAVQLNAMRRPVNLLGRRYALENERQTLFLQRGDLPVAVVDVASGASSGQTYVRAGERVRAGQKVGFRALGAHVDVLVFREDVEWLVGVGDTVVGAETPLARLK; this is encoded by the coding sequence ATGCGCGTTTCCCGTACTCTTCGCCTGCTGCTGCCCGCCGCCCTGCTGGGCGCCGCCGCGCTGTTCGTGCGCCGCGTGTGGGCCTACCGTGACCCCATCCGCATCACCCCGCGCGAAACGGACGTGCTCGTCAGCCCGACTGACGGCGTCGTCGTGTACCTCCGCCGCATCGAGAATGGCCTCATCCACGCGGACGGCCTGGCTGAGCCGCTGCGCGTGCAGGAGCTCACGCACGCGCCCTGGCCGGCCGACCCGGCACCGGGCAGCGGCTGGCTGCTCGGCATTCACCGGGGCGTCATGGACGCGCACTTCACGTACGCCCCCCTGGAAGCGGACGTGACCGGGAACATGCACCTGGGCGCCCGCGCGAACCTGCGCGCGCTCAACCTCGCGGACGCCGTGCAGCTGAACGCCATGCGCCGCCCCGTGAACCTGCTGGGCCGCCGCTACGCCCTGGAGAACGAGCGCCAGACGTTGTTCCTGCAGCGTGGCGACCTGCCGGTCGCCGTGGTGGACGTCGCCTCCGGCGCCAGCAGCGGTCAGACGTACGTCCGCGCGGGCGAACGCGTCCGCGCCGGTCAGAAGGTCGGATTCCGCGCGCTTGGGGCGCACGTGGACGTCCTCGTGTTCCGCGAGGACGTGGAGTGGCTCGTCGGCGTGGGCGACACGGTCGTGGGGGCGGAAACGCCCCTCGCGCGGCTGAAGTAA
- the aroC gene encoding chorismate synthase encodes MRYLTAGESHGPQLTAIVEGLPSQLPLSRADIDPWLRKRQGGYGRGRRMVIETDEAQIMSGVRAGRTTGAPITLVIENRDHRNWTEIMSPETGGEPRKKALTDARPGHADLTGGIKYRHKDLRDVLERASARETAARVAVGSIALKLLSELGVEGANFVASLGGIEAQEAFSWARVQEIEESDLRTLDVDAAARMRERIDQAKKDGDTLGGILEVRFRGLPVGLGSYVHWDRKLDGRIAQACLSVQAMKGVEIGRAFENAVEPGSRVHDAVYYREGTYARDTNGAGGLEAGMTNGEELIVRVAMKPIATLMTPLPTVNVVTHEASDAARERSDTTAVPAAGVILQTVIGWVLAEAMLEKFGGDTLPELQERVAAARAFARAY; translated from the coding sequence ATGAGGTACTTGACCGCCGGTGAATCGCATGGGCCGCAGCTGACTGCCATCGTGGAGGGGCTGCCGTCGCAGTTGCCGTTGAGCCGCGCGGACATTGACCCGTGGCTCCGCAAGCGTCAGGGCGGGTACGGGCGGGGTCGCCGCATGGTGATCGAGACAGATGAGGCGCAGATCATGAGTGGGGTGCGGGCGGGCCGCACGACGGGCGCGCCGATCACGCTGGTGATCGAGAACCGCGATCACCGGAATTGGACGGAGATCATGAGTCCGGAAACGGGCGGGGAGCCGCGCAAAAAGGCACTGACGGACGCGCGCCCGGGCCACGCGGACCTGACAGGCGGCATCAAGTACCGGCATAAGGACCTGCGGGATGTGCTGGAGCGGGCGTCCGCGCGGGAGACGGCGGCGCGGGTGGCAGTGGGCAGCATTGCGCTGAAGCTGCTGTCTGAGCTGGGCGTGGAAGGCGCGAATTTCGTGGCGAGCCTGGGCGGCATCGAGGCGCAGGAGGCGTTCTCGTGGGCGCGCGTGCAGGAGATCGAGGAGAGCGACCTGCGGACGCTGGATGTGGACGCGGCGGCGCGGATGCGGGAGCGGATCGATCAGGCAAAAAAGGACGGGGATACGCTCGGGGGGATTCTGGAGGTGCGCTTCCGGGGGCTGCCAGTGGGTCTGGGCAGTTACGTGCACTGGGACCGTAAGCTGGATGGGCGAATTGCGCAGGCGTGCCTGAGCGTGCAGGCGATGAAGGGCGTGGAGATCGGCCGGGCGTTCGAGAATGCGGTGGAGCCGGGCAGCCGCGTGCATGACGCGGTGTATTACCGTGAGGGGACGTACGCGCGGGACACGAACGGTGCGGGGGGCCTGGAGGCGGGCATGACGAACGGCGAGGAGTTGATCGTGCGGGTGGCGATGAAGCCGATCGCGACGCTCATGACGCCGCTGCCGACCGTGAATGTGGTGACGCATGAGGCGTCAGATGCGGCGCGGGAGCGCAGTGATACGACGGCCGTGCCGGCGGCGGGCGTGATTCTGCAGACGGTGATCGGGTGGGTGCTGGCGGAGGCGATGCTGGAGAAGTTCGGTGGGGACACGCTGCCGGAGCTTCAGGAGCGTGTGGCAGCGGCGCGGGCGTTCGCGCGGGCGTACTGA
- a CDS encoding shikimate kinase, with product MLHDVDAHGAVIDRAALEGALSAELAESTTLRGMDKPGLIERPVTWVALAGFMGTGKSRIGWELSRALALHFVDTDKLIARVMGRSVPEVFASMGEAYFRACEQEVVERVTRLDYAVVSLGGGTFVNEVNRRALLSRGPVVVLWATPETVFARTRHSARPLLQTEDPLSRIASLMAEREGAYREGTIHVSSDGRASEEVVEEIVERLWAWAEARDEGERASD from the coding sequence GTGCTGCATGACGTGGACGCGCACGGCGCAGTGATAGACCGTGCGGCGTTGGAGGGTGCGCTCAGCGCGGAACTCGCAGAAAGCACTACACTGCGGGGCATGGACAAGCCCGGCCTGATCGAGCGCCCCGTCACGTGGGTCGCACTGGCGGGCTTTATGGGGACCGGGAAGAGTCGGATCGGGTGGGAGTTGTCCCGGGCGCTCGCACTGCATTTCGTGGATACCGACAAGTTGATTGCGCGCGTGATGGGCCGTTCGGTGCCGGAAGTGTTCGCGTCGATGGGTGAGGCGTACTTCCGGGCCTGTGAGCAGGAGGTTGTCGAGCGCGTGACGCGCCTGGATTACGCGGTGGTGAGCCTGGGCGGTGGGACGTTCGTGAATGAGGTGAACCGCCGGGCGCTGTTGTCGCGTGGGCCGGTGGTGGTGCTGTGGGCGACGCCGGAGACGGTGTTCGCGCGGACGCGGCACAGCGCGCGTCCGCTGTTGCAGACGGAGGATCCGTTGTCGCGCATTGCGTCGTTGATGGCAGAGCGGGAGGGGGCGTACCGCGAGGGGACGATTCACGTGAGCAGCGATGGTCGGGCGAGCGAGGAGGTCGTGGAGGAGATCGTGGAGCGCTTGTGGGCGTGGGCGGAAGCGCGGGACGAGGGGGAGCGCGCGAGTGACTGA
- a CDS encoding NAD(P)/FAD-dependent oxidoreductase, protein MRALIIGAGVAGASVAYFAHAAGFEVTVVDAGVSAASRVPSALVNPVRGQSGRVDADAVSGMRLTWSLVEALIRAGFDIPHGREGIVRPVPDDRTRMKFERNLPLDLLHAWVDPAGVSGLAPGWAHALSLPEGGWLDGGAFTRALLGAAQARVVRARALGWSATSVTLSSGVALTGDTVVWCGGSVGATWAGLGGVHRGGSVLLTSAPLSPAPLSFGAYLTPAARGGAVGATFEAPTDTFQEAPIPASSRAWLDGKVQALTGSPPQNVVGTWTGSRLSGTLPFGRTPGGWWALCGLGSKGFLLGPLQARALVEALPRE, encoded by the coding sequence ATGCGCGCGCTGATCATCGGGGCGGGCGTGGCGGGCGCGAGCGTGGCGTACTTCGCGCACGCGGCTGGGTTCGAGGTGACGGTCGTGGATGCGGGCGTGAGCGCCGCAAGTCGCGTGCCGAGCGCGCTCGTGAACCCCGTGCGTGGCCAGAGCGGCCGGGTGGACGCAGACGCCGTGTCCGGCATGCGCCTCACGTGGTCGCTCGTGGAGGCACTCATCCGCGCCGGGTTCGACATTCCGCATGGGCGCGAGGGGATCGTGAGGCCCGTGCCGGATGACCGGACGCGAATGAAGTTCGAGCGGAACCTCCCACTGGATCTGCTGCACGCGTGGGTTGATCCGGCGGGCGTGTCCGGCCTCGCCCCCGGGTGGGCGCACGCGCTGAGCCTTCCAGAGGGCGGCTGGCTGGATGGTGGGGCATTCACGCGGGCACTTCTGGGGGCGGCGCAGGCGCGGGTCGTTCGCGCGCGCGCGCTGGGGTGGTCGGCGACGAGCGTCACCCTGTCCAGCGGCGTGGCCCTCACAGGGGACACGGTCGTGTGGTGCGGCGGCAGCGTGGGGGCCACCTGGGCCGGCCTCGGAGGCGTGCACCGGGGCGGGTCCGTGCTGCTTACCTCCGCCCCCCTGTCCCCGGCGCCCCTCAGCTTCGGGGCGTACCTGACGCCCGCCGCGCGCGGCGGCGCAGTGGGCGCCACCTTCGAGGCGCCCACCGACACGTTTCAGGAGGCGCCGATCCCGGCATCGTCACGCGCCTGGCTGGACGGGAAGGTCCAGGCCCTGACCGGCTCGCCTCCCCAGAACGTCGTGGGCACGTGGACCGGTTCGCGGCTGTCAGGCACGCTGCCGTTCGGGCGGACGCCGGGCGGGTGGTGGGCGCTGTGTGGGCTCGGCAGCAAAGGCTTTCTGCTCGGACCGCTCCAGGCGCGCGCGCTGGTGGAGGCGTTACCACGCGAGTGA
- the pilM gene encoding type IV pilus assembly protein PilM, whose amino-acid sequence MSSFMQRLLNPRPNAIGVEIGTSAIKIVALKPGSPPSLQHALMIPTPVGSIRDGLVVEPQAVATELKNALAQHRINARYAVTSIPNQSAVTRNIMVPRMELKDLQEAIRWEAEKYIPYPIDEVTVDFDVLDDVAQIPEDGQMEVVIAAAPTEAVARQVEVLRLAGLEPVVVDMKPFATLRALKGNLLGEHLNKSTLSGSNYTENNEVALVLEIGASSSVMALVRGERVLMTRNISVAADDFTTALQRAFDLDFTAAEEVKVGYATATTPTEDEEDLLNFDAGRDQYSPARVFEVIRPVLGDLLTEIRRSLEYYRVQSGEIVIDRTFLAGGGAKLRGLPAAISDALGYRVEVASPWLTVQTDQANIDTGYLQVNAPEFTVPLGLALRGVQQRG is encoded by the coding sequence ATGTCGAGTTTCATGCAGCGCCTGCTCAACCCGCGCCCCAATGCTATCGGCGTGGAAATTGGCACCAGCGCCATCAAGATTGTCGCACTCAAGCCTGGTTCACCGCCCAGCCTGCAGCACGCCCTGATGATCCCCACACCCGTGGGCAGCATCCGCGACGGCCTCGTCGTCGAGCCACAGGCGGTGGCCACCGAACTCAAGAACGCTCTCGCTCAGCACCGCATCAACGCGCGCTACGCCGTCACGTCCATTCCGAACCAGTCGGCCGTGACCCGCAACATCATGGTGCCCCGCATGGAACTCAAGGACCTGCAGGAAGCCATTCGATGGGAAGCGGAGAAATACATCCCCTACCCCATTGACGAAGTCACCGTGGATTTCGACGTCCTTGACGACGTCGCCCAGATCCCCGAAGACGGCCAGATGGAAGTCGTGATCGCCGCCGCTCCCACCGAAGCGGTCGCTCGCCAGGTGGAAGTCCTGCGCCTCGCCGGGCTCGAACCGGTCGTGGTTGACATGAAGCCGTTCGCGACCCTGCGCGCCCTCAAAGGCAACCTGCTCGGCGAGCACCTCAACAAAAGCACCCTGTCCGGCAGCAACTACACCGAGAACAACGAGGTAGCGCTGGTGCTGGAAATCGGCGCGAGCAGCAGCGTGATGGCTCTCGTACGCGGCGAACGCGTCCTGATGACCCGCAACATCAGCGTCGCCGCCGACGACTTCACCACGGCCCTGCAACGCGCCTTCGACCTCGACTTCACCGCAGCGGAAGAAGTGAAGGTCGGGTACGCGACCGCCACGACCCCCACCGAGGACGAAGAGGACCTGCTGAACTTCGACGCGGGCCGCGATCAGTACAGCCCCGCACGCGTCTTCGAAGTGATCCGTCCCGTGCTCGGCGACCTGCTCACCGAGATTCGCCGCTCCCTGGAGTACTACCGCGTGCAGAGCGGCGAGATCGTCATTGACCGGACGTTCCTCGCAGGTGGCGGCGCGAAACTGCGCGGCCTGCCGGCCGCGATCAGCGACGCCCTCGGGTACCGCGTGGAAGTCGCGAGCCCCTGGCTGACCGTACAGACCGACCAGGCGAACATCGACACTGGCTACCTCCAGGTGAACGCCCCCGAATTCACAGTGCCGCTCGGCCTGGCGCTGCGGGGGGTGCAACAACGTGGTTGA
- a CDS encoding isocitrate/isopropylmalate dehydrogenase family protein codes for MAKYRICLIEGDGIGHEVVPAARRVLEAAGLDAEFVEAQAGYEHFLEAGTSVPEATLEAVQSSDATLFGAATSPNEKVPGFYGAIRFMRRKFGLYANVRPTRTRPVPGAYENVDLVIVRENTQGLYVEQERQYGDTAIADTVITRDASERIGKFAADLAAKRNRKKLTVVHKANVLPVTQGLFLNTVMEQAKAVEGLNVNTMIVDNAAMQLVRNPSQFDVLVMTNMFGDILSDLAAGLVGGLGIAASGNVGDKFGIFESVHGSAPDIAGQGIANPTATVLAAVLMLDHIGAHDIARKLDDAVNTVLVEGPRTRDLGGTASTQEFTDALIAQLK; via the coding sequence ATGGCGAAGTACAGAATCTGCTTAATTGAAGGCGACGGCATCGGCCACGAAGTCGTACCCGCCGCCCGCCGCGTCCTGGAGGCCGCCGGCCTCGACGCCGAATTCGTCGAGGCGCAAGCCGGGTACGAGCACTTCCTCGAAGCGGGCACCAGCGTGCCCGAAGCGACCCTGGAAGCCGTTCAGTCCTCGGACGCCACGCTGTTCGGCGCGGCCACCAGCCCCAACGAGAAGGTGCCCGGCTTCTACGGCGCCATCCGCTTCATGCGCCGCAAGTTCGGCCTGTACGCAAACGTCCGCCCCACCCGCACCCGCCCCGTGCCCGGCGCGTACGAGAACGTCGACCTCGTCATCGTCCGCGAGAACACCCAGGGGCTGTACGTCGAACAGGAACGTCAGTACGGCGACACCGCCATCGCGGACACCGTCATCACCCGCGACGCCAGCGAACGCATCGGCAAGTTCGCCGCTGACCTCGCCGCGAAACGCAACCGCAAGAAGCTCACGGTCGTGCACAAAGCCAACGTGCTGCCCGTCACGCAGGGCCTCTTCCTGAACACCGTCATGGAACAGGCCAAGGCTGTTGAGGGCCTGAACGTCAACACCATGATCGTCGACAACGCCGCCATGCAGCTGGTCCGCAACCCCAGCCAGTTCGACGTGCTGGTCATGACGAACATGTTCGGCGACATCCTCAGCGACCTCGCAGCCGGCCTCGTCGGCGGCCTCGGCATCGCGGCGAGCGGCAACGTCGGCGACAAGTTCGGCATCTTCGAGAGCGTGCACGGCAGCGCGCCCGACATCGCCGGTCAGGGTATCGCGAACCCCACCGCGACGGTCCTCGCGGCGGTGCTCATGCTCGACCACATTGGCGCGCACGACATCGCCCGCAAGCTCGACGACGCCGTGAACACCGTGCTCGTCGAGGGCCCGCGCACCCGCGACCTCGGCGGCACCGCCAGCACGCAGGAATTCACGGACGCCCTGATCGCCCAGCTGAAATAA
- the mnmD gene encoding tRNA (5-methylaminomethyl-2-thiouridine)(34)-methyltransferase MnmD: MDSEDARADGLLRTPDGSVTAYSARFGEHYSSRHGARTQARHVFVEGSRTHLQGAPRVLEVGFGLGINFRATLADARTRGVPLTYVAFEFDPAPRSVLEAAAEDTNDDVWAAVLASWGAPLTVDHPGVHLDVRVDDVTAALLPAGWATAIYLDGFSPARNPEVWTPAFTERLAGALAPGGVLTTYSAAGDVRRALLAAGLQVTKRAGPPGKREHLVAERPA; encoded by the coding sequence GTGGATTCAGAAGACGCCCGCGCGGACGGGCTGCTGCGCACGCCGGACGGCAGCGTCACGGCGTACAGCGCGAGGTTCGGGGAGCATTACTCCTCACGGCACGGGGCGCGCACGCAGGCGCGGCACGTCTTTGTGGAGGGGTCGCGCACCCATCTGCAGGGTGCGCCGCGCGTGCTGGAGGTGGGGTTCGGGCTGGGCATCAACTTCCGCGCGACCCTCGCAGACGCGCGCACGCGTGGCGTGCCGCTGACGTACGTGGCGTTCGAGTTCGACCCGGCGCCCCGCTCGGTGCTGGAGGCCGCCGCAGAGGACACGAACGATGACGTCTGGGCTGCAGTGCTGGCCAGCTGGGGGGCGCCGCTCACGGTGGACCACCCGGGTGTGCATCTGGACGTGCGCGTGGACGATGTGACGGCCGCGCTCCTGCCGGCGGGGTGGGCGACGGCCATCTACCTGGACGGCTTTTCCCCCGCGCGCAACCCGGAGGTGTGGACGCCGGCGTTCACCGAACGGCTGGCGGGCGCTCTCGCGCCGGGGGGCGTGCTGACCACGTACAGCGCGGCCGGGGACGTGCGCCGCGCGCTCCTCGCTGCGGGGCTACAGGTGACGAAACGAGCGGGCCCGCCGGGCAAGCGCGAGCATCTGGTGGCGGAGCGGCCTGCGTAG
- the aroQ gene encoding type II 3-dehydroquinate dehydratase: MILVLNGPNLNLLGRREPGVYGSGTLEDLERQCEEWGAELGVTVTCRQSNFEGQLLEWVHEAAEQGFRGIVLNPGALTHYSYALRDAISGQDLPVVEVHLSNVDAREAFRHVSVTAGVCRGKISGLGARGYRYALEELTELTG, translated from the coding sequence ATGATTCTGGTCCTGAACGGCCCGAACCTGAACCTGCTGGGTCGGCGGGAACCGGGCGTCTACGGTTCGGGCACGCTGGAAGATCTGGAGCGTCAGTGCGAGGAGTGGGGCGCAGAACTGGGCGTCACGGTGACGTGCCGGCAGAGCAATTTCGAGGGGCAGCTGCTGGAGTGGGTGCATGAGGCGGCGGAGCAGGGCTTCCGGGGGATCGTGCTGAATCCGGGCGCGTTGACACACTACAGCTACGCGCTGCGCGACGCGATTTCCGGGCAGGACCTGCCGGTGGTGGAGGTGCATCTCAGCAACGTGGATGCGCGCGAGGCGTTTCGTCACGTGTCGGTCACGGCGGGCGTGTGCCGCGGCAAGATCAGTGGTCTGGGCGCGCGCGGGTATCGCTACGCGCTGGAAGAACTCACGGAGCTGACGGGCTGA
- a CDS encoding secretin N-terminal domain-containing protein, translated as MNKRTLTLLLTAALGVASAQTPSTSTAATVPTATDTRLSTANVTIEIGRYAGPLSSLLAAIAKSAGYELILDANVDALAPAGTTTDAAPGTTGAATPAAGTATTGTTATGTTSGTRPVVYNFANKPFNEVWPLLMDIYGLSYDIQTIGGQPVLRVSATPIQRVIKLQNASAADAVNQIKLFFGTPTYSETQVRDAQGNVTGVNRTLADVKLDSPTLRIVADTRTNSLIVRGTNREVTEVQRLASQLDAASTTTGGSSTTAAPGAQVVQRVYSVLGQQADITALLGAQYPNLRVTPVGSTGQLVITGPQNQIEAALGLLAQVDRPVVAQSGPQVVQRVFQLVNAGADEVKATLEGTLQRDLTGDPASSAATTTSNTAGSTTSGAATTSPAQTGASATTAATTGNGATIISDKRTNSLIVRGTQAQVTQIAELIPQLDQVVPQINVQVRIQEINETAARTLGVDWNAGFGNFVVRIAQTGLQALFDPTRALAGINLGATLNALETQNMTKRVYDGSVTMQSGQRSVGTAGGAQNASSGASATIKSGGRLEVTIPSESGNIVRQIDYGVNLDFIDPQVAPDGTITLRVRGQVNQPASPITGGTLPNLLNFTNSEAQTTITFKSGQTVLLSGLLGTNESRNRTGVPFLSSLPVIGGLFGTEQTSKTQSQLLVVITGTVVR; from the coding sequence ATGAACAAACGCACCCTGACCCTCCTGCTCACGGCCGCCCTCGGTGTGGCGAGCGCGCAGACCCCGTCCACCAGCACCGCCGCCACGGTTCCGACCGCCACTGACACGCGTCTCAGCACCGCGAACGTCACCATTGAGATCGGCCGGTACGCCGGGCCGCTCAGCAGCCTCCTCGCAGCCATCGCCAAGAGTGCCGGGTACGAACTGATCCTGGACGCGAACGTGGACGCGCTCGCCCCTGCGGGGACCACCACGGACGCCGCTCCCGGCACCACGGGCGCAGCGACTCCGGCGGCCGGGACGGCCACCACCGGTACCACCGCCACGGGCACCACCAGCGGTACCCGCCCCGTCGTCTACAACTTCGCGAACAAGCCCTTCAACGAAGTGTGGCCGCTGCTGATGGACATTTATGGCCTGAGCTACGACATTCAGACCATTGGCGGACAACCGGTCTTGCGGGTGAGCGCCACGCCCATTCAGCGGGTCATCAAACTGCAGAACGCCAGTGCTGCCGACGCCGTGAACCAGATCAAGTTGTTCTTCGGCACGCCGACGTACAGCGAGACGCAGGTGCGTGACGCGCAGGGCAACGTGACCGGCGTGAACCGCACGCTCGCGGACGTGAAACTCGACTCGCCGACGCTGCGCATCGTCGCGGACACCCGCACGAACAGCCTGATCGTGCGCGGCACGAACCGCGAGGTAACGGAAGTGCAGCGTCTCGCCTCGCAACTCGACGCGGCCAGCACCACCACTGGGGGCAGCAGCACCACCGCCGCGCCCGGGGCGCAGGTTGTGCAGCGCGTGTACAGCGTTCTCGGGCAGCAGGCGGATATTACGGCGCTGCTGGGCGCGCAATACCCGAACCTGCGCGTCACGCCTGTCGGGTCCACGGGGCAGCTCGTCATCACCGGTCCGCAAAACCAGATTGAGGCGGCGCTCGGCCTGCTCGCGCAGGTGGACCGTCCGGTCGTGGCACAGTCCGGGCCGCAGGTGGTGCAGCGTGTGTTCCAGCTCGTCAACGCGGGCGCTGATGAGGTGAAAGCGACGCTGGAAGGCACCCTGCAACGTGACCTGACTGGTGACCCCGCCTCCTCCGCAGCCACGACCACCAGCAACACGGCTGGGAGCACAACCAGTGGCGCGGCGACCACCAGCCCCGCTCAGACGGGCGCTTCGGCCACAACCGCGGCCACGACGGGGAACGGCGCGACGATCATCAGCGACAAGCGCACGAACAGCCTGATCGTGCGCGGCACTCAAGCGCAGGTGACGCAGATTGCGGAACTCATTCCGCAGCTCGATCAGGTGGTGCCGCAGATCAACGTGCAGGTCCGCATCCAGGAAATCAATGAGACGGCGGCACGTACGCTCGGCGTGGACTGGAATGCGGGCTTCGGGAACTTCGTGGTGCGCATCGCGCAGACGGGTCTGCAGGCGCTGTTCGATCCGACGCGCGCCCTGGCGGGCATCAACCTTGGCGCGACCCTGAACGCGCTCGAAACGCAGAACATGACCAAGCGCGTCTACGACGGCAGTGTGACCATGCAGAGTGGTCAGCGCTCCGTCGGGACGGCCGGTGGCGCCCAGAACGCGTCAAGCGGTGCATCGGCCACCATCAAGTCTGGTGGGCGACTGGAAGTGACGATTCCGTCGGAGAGCGGCAACATCGTGCGCCAGATTGATTACGGCGTGAACCTCGACTTCATTGACCCGCAGGTCGCGCCAGACGGCACCATCACGCTGCGTGTTCGTGGTCAGGTGAACCAGCCGGCGAGCCCGATCACGGGCGGCACGCTGCCGAACCTGCTGAACTTTACGAACAGTGAGGCGCAGACGACCATCACGTTCAAGAGCGGGCAGACGGTTCTGCTGAGTGGCCTGCTCGGCACGAACGAGAGCCGCAACCGCACGGGCGTGCCGTTCCTGTCGAGTCTCCCGGTCATCGGAGGCCTGTTCGGGACGGAGCAGACCAGCAAGACGCAGTCGCAGCTGCTGGTGGTCATCACAGGCACAGTCGTTCGCTAA